tctgtatGCAAAGACAGGACCTCTCTTTGCCCagttcagcagctgaaggagatgTCTGTGTGAATTTAGTGTGTGCAGAGGGCTTTGTGTCTGTCCACCTCCTGAAGTGGTTCAGCAAACCACCAAGGCTCTGTGCCCACTGGTTGCTCTGGCTGTCCCACACAGATGACTGTTGAGGTGATGAGGAACCCTAATTGCCTCTGACAAATATTTACCTGTTTTCCTAAGTTTACAGAAACCTCATTCCAGCCACAGCTTTGAAGCAGGACTCAAAGCTGCAGTGATGCTGATGTCCCTGGGGATGGGCACAAGGGAACGTTGCTGCAAGATGGGACCTATGCTGCTCGTGGCactcagcacagtgctggcatcCTGCATCCTCTGCCTGCGTCCTGCTTCCTTTGCAACACCGCAGTAAGAATGGTTATAGCAGTTCTTTGGAGCCTGTGTTAAAGAAATGGTCCATAGAAGGGGTGTTTTTAAGGCTGGATGCACTTCTTGTGTGTTTATTCCTAGTTCTGAATTGTGTCAATAGAGATTGGGTTGAGTTGCACTTCTGTGCTGGGTTCATGTTTAAGAAATGTAGCTTCTTTGAACTGTACAAACAAACACTTCTGAAGAGAATCCTACTGCTTTAAGTGAAGCTGGTAAACACTTGGATTTAAAGCACCGGGATTTGGctttaatcttattttttaCAGGACTTAAAGCTAGGAGGAAAAACATGCTGGAAAGCTGTTTATTCTGAGAACAGGCTGagtcccagcagctcctccctgcATGCAGGAGGTCACCTCTCAGCGGGGCTGAGCACCTTCCACACCTTCACCCCATCCTGTTGTGGAGCAAATTGGGTCCCAGTGCTCTGGGAGATGAACTTGGTGTCTGGATACTGGTACAGCTCTGGTTTCTCCATCAGGCAAGTGCATCCTGTGTGATGTCAGTACTGTCCCAATCCCAAGGATTACTCAGTGCTTCGTGTTAATGCTTACTGTCCTTCTACTCTCTTGTCTTTTGGACAGCACCTGTGGCTGATTGTCGCACAAACCCCATAGATTTGAGCAAAGTCAATTCCCCTTCTGATGAAGGCTGGGATGTGGGACAGCCCGCTGTGTGAGAGCATGGATGAGATGAGCAGGAGGTGCTCAGTTTGCTGAGCACAGGGAATAGGTAAGGAACCAAACCAATAATGtgctatatatatacacacatataatgCAAATATCTTAACTGAGATTATGACAACCCTCAGTCCACTGACTTGCCAACATACgctttgattttctgtttataattACTTTTATCTATAGGGCACTACTGAAGTGATCATTTTCAGGGCACGTTTCCAGCTGACACTTATATAATTAACCAAGCCAGTAAAGCACAGATTAAATactatgtatatgtattttttagcTTTGCCTTTGATATCTGAAATTATGTATCTGACTAAAATAGCCACAGCTTGTGTTATGTGGTTTGCTGTGCCAGTTATCCAGTCAAGAGAGTTGAACTGGGAACTGTGGTCCTTGCAGTTAATCAACACAAAGCCAGCTCTAAATTTTACATCTGAATGTAAATACATGAGCTAAAAATGCACCGGTCAAGTCTGAGAAGTTCATGTTTGTGAATTTGAATAAGTATAagccattttcttcctgtatttgaCCAGTTCCAGTAAACTATAgcttcttcctttaaaaaagcaataataaaatgcaGCTGGCCTCGCTCAGTAGCTCAGGGGCCACCCTCAAAGGACTTCATGAAAGGTGTTGTGAGTTTTCCATGATGTTTAATCTATGATTGATAATTACAGGAAGCAAATATATGGAAACAATAATAATTCTCCCATGTGACAACCAGAAATATTAACCTGACTGGATGGGAGTTGCTTAACAGTAACTGTTTTCTTTGAGTGCCACCCATCAAATGTGCTGGGGTAAAAAACTGCACAACATCTACCACCGAAAGCTGATGCAGTGAGAACCAAATTAACTCATGTACGCAGGTGTTTGGGAGCAAACACTAAAGAGGAGCATCATGTGCTGTGCAGAAAGGTGAATGTGGTCTGGGTCAAATATCACCACTGCGCTACCAAGTGGGTAATCACAGATAAGGATGACAAAGAGCATGTTACGCACAAATGCACATGTGAAACTCTGGTTATTTTTAAGCTCTTTGGGCAGTTACTGTCCCTTTCTGTGACATCTCTAAAAGACATTCAGGAAGCAGGAAAATGTATCTGCTTCCATTTCCTACACAGGATATGGAAATATAGAGGTTAAGGAACTTGCCCATGGCTGTGGAGGGAGGTCGTCAGAGCCACAAATTAAAACCAGATCTTCTGAATCCACGCTCAGGGCCGTGGTCACCAGACCATTCTCTTCCATAAATTCAACCCTGTCATTAGTCTGCTCTGTTGAAATCCGTCtgtgcagagaaagaaatacaaatatttttagcagTAGGTATTAATTTGTAGCACTAGTCGAGTTGGTGCCACTGCAAACTGAATTGGTTCTTTATTACGTTTTGCCCCGTATCCCCAAATATTTTGATCTTTGGATATAACCACCAACTGTGCTGAAAATTCCCTTCAGCTAAGATCATTCCCTTTCTATTTGTTTGAAGGGAGATGTGTGACCTGTGGAAGCTTTCATGCTGGGGCTGGAGGTAGTGAAGTCTGTATGGAAATTACCTGGGGCTGATTTCCATAACTTTTTCCAAAACGTCTGGGGTTTCAAGGCTGGGGAAGACCTTTCCCATTTATCTGAGCAGCCACACGGGTTGTGAatgaccattttttttttctcttctgtctcttgATTCAACTTTTTCTTGATTTAGCTTTTCTGCAGTACATAATGCAGCACCTGCCCACAGGTGAGCAGCCTTTGGTTCTGCAGAACAGTGATGGGATGCTCTCATGTGAAGAGCATCCCTTGCCACCAGAGGCAGGCAGGGTCCAGGTCATTGTGATGGgaaggctgctgcagccccgTCCTGGCTGTCTTTCAAAGGCATCACTGACACACAAGGGAACAAAGCATACTTTTTAAAGCTGACAGTGAATAGAGGAGGCTGAAGAGTTCAAAGCACTGGAGATGAAGGATGGTGTCTCAGCAAAGGGCCAAAACTATCTTCAACTTCAAGCTTAATCTTCTATTaggcaaagaaaatacagcacaaaTTATGCTTATGTAGCACCTCTCATGCAAACATCCCAGCACGCTTAACAATCAAATTCAAACACAATCAATCATGGAGATGTGAGCAGTGTTCAccaaggaaaacagagcaagcaaGGCTTGGAAAGAATGAGTGGCACAACCACTGAAAGCACATGGCTTCCAAATGGTTTGTATTTGTGTGCACACAAAGTGGTGTGGGGATGGTGGCAGATACCAGAGCAGGCAGATGGTGCTGGATATGTGAAGAGACTCAGCCATGTGCACAGGTGAGTTGTTGTGGTGAGCACCAACGTGACCCCTGGTGCAGACGCCTGGGGAGTGCTCCTTGGAGCACATCCTCCCTGAATGACATTAGCCAAATCTACCTtacctctttatttatttgtttgattaTTCATTTTGAGGCATaactttcctttccttctcctctaaGCAACTTTTTAGTTGTTGCTAAAGAGTCACTGCCATAGAAAGATGCCTAGAGGTCCTATTTACCAAATTCAAGAGACTTAAACTGACTGAGCTGTTGTTGAGAAGTTAGTTCAGACTTCTTGGTATTTCTCCACATCAAACTGCCAAACCTTTAACAGTTTATACCTCAGTGTTGAACAGCTCAGATGAAACCACAAGGACACTTGTGACAGCTGAAGCTCCCATTGGGCTTTATCAAATGGCTGGAAAACTAAACCCCATTAACTTGCTGCATGGATGGCTTGAAGGTGTAATTAACTTCTCACTAACAATCTTGCCTTCTTGTAACATGCAAACCCAATGTGGGCAGGAAATGCTTGTGAATGGGGGGCCTCATCCATGTATCTGTAAGGCTGTAATACTACTGTGGCATACTGAGATCCACTTAGTATCTAACTGACAGCAAGTCACGGTGCTATAGCAAGAGTCTGAGGGAAATGTCACAGACTTGCAAGAAGGTCTGAATTTCTCCACATCTTATTTTAAGTACTTGTATTTGGTGTATATGTACCCTCAGCTCCTATAGGTCACAGTCTCTTTCCACTGACTGCTTATTGAGATTAGGGTGTCTGCTTCCCGACAAGGGTTCTCAATTCTGTAGAAGGTATCCATGCTGTAGCCTTGCATCAGCAAGCCAGATTTGCTTGCAGTCAAGTGAAATAGATGATTAACAGAATAGCTGGAATTAGATGAGTCTTCTAAGTAATAAATCGTTTTATTGAAGAACAGCTTTGTGTTCTTGCTCCGATGAATACTGAAACACTGGATAAATCATGGAACTTTATGACCAGGAAAGATTCCTTCCCAGAGTTTCCACAGCTCAGGAGTAAAGGTGTTCTTCCAAGGCATTTTGAAATTCACTTTAAATCTCTGCTCAGGCTGCTGTGATGTCTGTGTCGCACGTCCAAGTGAGCACCCTAAGCTTTGGATGATGGTGCATGCAGGGGCAATGCTTACCAACCACTCTTCAGCAAAATGTaacttttcagtgaaaaagaaactgtttgGAGCTTTGGTTCAGATTAAACTTCTTGTTCAACTAGAGAACAATAACAAAACCCCCCACCGTTTTATCTTCATCAAATAGGCTGGAAGATTTCAGCTTGAGTCTGGCACCTGGTGAGCTTAAGGAAAGAGGTATGAGGGAAGAGAAAGACGGCCAGACCTGTTGTACCTAAACAACTAACCCCATTTAGTGTTGTTTATACCTGACACAAATTAACCCGTTGTTTGTGAGGACTCTTTGGGAACCTTCTGTGATCCTTCTAGATTAAATCTTCTTCCCCGGTTCTGTGTAAAAGCATTTTCTACAGCTTTAAAAAGGCCTAAATCctacttttctgtgtttttaataagGGAGCTACAAATCGGCTCCTCAAAAAGGACTGTTGGCCTTGGCTGGTGCATGTGGCAGCAAATACATGGCATGAAACTAGAGATTCACTCTAAATCTGCAGGACACCTGGAAGCCAGTTGAGCTTTGCTCACTGCGTTTGCTGGAATACATGATTTATAGAGATAATCCTCAGACATTTCAAGCTGAGCTGAAGACAGACAAATTTCCAGCCCATGCCATCAATTCCCTTCATCTGGAACAGGTGCCAAGCTTACAAAATCCTCCTGCAATGTGGTAGACACCACGGTATGCTTCATTAGCAACCAACCAAGCAACTTGCCATCTCTAGCTCACAGGCACTGAAAACAATCTGGAGATCAGAGACTCAAACCTgggaagcaaagaaggaaaaggttgAAATGCAGCTGGGCTCCCGCAGGAGGGGATTTAGGCAGACAATGCTGGACTCTGTAAAACCTGCTCTCAGACCTTGTTATCCTGACTCATCTGAGTGAACGCAGCTGCCTGTCTTTTCTCATTCAGGGGTACAGTGCTGTGGCTAGAAGTGCTGGCCACGGTCATGGCAGTCCTATTAAAAACAACATATAAGAAATCGCCAAATGCCATTTACCCTGGATAACCCTCTTAGCTGAAATGCTCTGCATCTACTAGAGCTGCTTGTGCGTCAGTAGACTTTGATGTATCCTTTTGCTCTTTCAGCCCAGATGCTGTCATAGATTTGCAGacctggagtgtgtccagagaggGGCAGTGGGGCTGTGAGGGGTCTGAGCACTGCGGGGTCTTatggggagaggctgagggaactgggatggttGAGCCtggaggaggttcaggggagaccttattgctgtctgcagctccctgaaGGAGGCTGTgtgaggtgggggtcggcctctgctcccagctaaCAGCAACATAAGAGAGGTGATGGCTttaagctgtgccaggggaggttcaggttggaaataAGAATGCATTCTCAGACAGAGCGGTGCTGCATTGGCAcagcctgcccggggaggtgggggagtcgcAGTCCCTGGGGACGCTCACCCGGCACCGCAGGCCGTGCTTTGCTCGGCACCATGGCCGCGCTCGCTGACCTTGCCCGTCCTTTCCCCGACCCGGAGCCGAATGCTTTAACGCCGCGATCCGGCAGGGGGCGCCCTCACGCCCTCATCTGCCTCGCGCATGCGCACAGCCGCCGTTTCCCCTCTCGGTCAGGCTCAGGGCCCGGCGGTCGCCGCGCGGGGGCGCTGTGGCGGTGGGCGGGGCTGAGCGCGGCGCGTACGGTGGCCGTGAGGGgccgcggggagcggcgggaCGGGCGGCGGCCGCGATGGAGCGCTTGGAGCGGTGCGCCCGCTGCTTGCGGGCACGGCTGGTGGACGCGGCCGTGCGCCGCCGGCTGCCGTGGTTGCTGCTCGGCCTCGTCTTGGTCGGGTCGGCGCTGAAGGACGGCGATCTGGTGCCGGAGACGCCCATGCAGAACAAACGCAACGCGCTCAACGTGTGAGCAGGGCCGGGGGCCGTGGGAGCGGGCGCTCTGTGCGGGGTGGGGGGTGCTGGGCCGGGCCTTGTGCGGGTCGGGACGGGGCGGACGGCGCCTTCCTCGGCTCCTTGTCGGGTGATCTGAGCTGCTGGCCCAAAAACAAGCTCAGAGCCGGGACCTTCTGCGGCTGCTCTATGAAAGCTGCCCCGTTACCGCTGTGTGCTCCGCGGGCCGTTCCACTCAGTGTTTCCCCGCAGCTCTGACCGCTGGGTACCGGCAGGCACGGCAGCACGCGGGTGTGCTGGACGCTGTACAGCAGCTCCCAACGCCGCCGTCTGTTGCCTTTGTGCCTCCCTTTGCTTCCAGCAGTCCTGTCAGCAGCCTTCTGGCTTCTGAAGTTTCTCAGCCAAACAAGAGCTTTTATTTCCCGTTGCTGTTCCGTGCTGGCAGCTGTAATTACTGCGTAGGTGCCCTTGTGAAGTGAGGACGGCACTCCTCAAAGCCCTGGGCAAGGCCCTGGTGGCTTTTATTGGGAGCctaatgaaaatgcatagctttGTTAGTGCTTGTTCTCACCTTGGATGCAGAGGTAGTAAATTGAGTCTGTCTGTCTGTAGCTTGGTCACAGACTGGAATTcctctgtctttgttttctttattgttcAAGAAACAAGAAGGCtgtggatgggggggggggggggggggggctgcactGTTCCCCTCTGCCACCATAGGAAGGAAGCAGGCTGAGCTGGAAGGTGCTGGTGGGAGACAGAAGGTTGGAGGCGTTGGTCTCTTTGCTCATTTATACCTGCTGTGTTGTAAGATCTGAGAAGAGAAATAGTTGGGCAATAGTGGCAGAACTAATTAGGCAATATCTTGCTAAACAGGATAGCTGCGCGTCGTCAGCTTGTTTCCAAGATTTTATAGATGTCACAACAAAAACGGTGAAGGCAGAGAGTGTGTTTTGAGGTGTGGGGGTTTGTGTGTGCCAAAGGAGGGCTGAGCAGACAGCGAAGGAGTGGATGCTGCTGTGAGGTTATGTTACTTCATTGATCTTATGAGGTGATAACGGAGGAAAAATGTCTTAAGCTGATTAGGGGAAAGAATAATCCTTTTTCTGGGGTGTCTAGTTTAGTATGAAGAGGGTAAGGTTGTGAAAGGTTGTAAAGCAAAGTTGATTtgagatggaggaggaggggaagaccAGGGGTCAGGGTGGCAAGCCaagtatattttatttgcagctgTTGTTTGAGAAAGCCAGAGTTGACTGGGTTTGTAGGGTAAAGGCAATTGCAGTAGCTGTACTGTGAGTCAGCTGAGAGTCTAAATGAGTCTATAAGTCTGAGGGAATGCTGCTTGGCAAACAGTTGAAGAACCTAGTGAAGGAATTAGTCAGGTCTGAGACCCTAGAGAAATAATGGGGAAAGGGTTAAGATTTTATCTATGCTTGACTTCTAGGGTGGGAATCATATGCCTAATTTAGACAGCTCTGCGTGATGACCTTGAAAGGCTGCTAGTTCAATTACAGCCGCGTGcccccagctccctcctccAGGCTCCTATGAAATTTCACACGTGCACGTTTCTCTCTTGGCTTTTCTCTGGCAGATATTTTGTCAAGGTGGCTTGGGCATGGACGTTCTGGCTTCTGCTGCCTTTCATCGCAGTCACCGCCTACCTGTTTGCCAAGAGCAAGTTCCTTTACGGCCCCACGAGGAGCATTCTGGCAGCTCTGCGGCGTCTCAGCACGCTGCTGGTGGGCACTGCCGTCTGGTATGTCTGCACTGAACTCTTCATGTACATCGAGAATCTCACCGGCACGTGCTCTACGTCGAGTAAACTCAGTGAGCCTCACCAGCTCTACGCCACCAAGCAGGAGTGCCATCGGAACAACGGGATATGGAATGGTTTTGATATCTCGGGgcactgctttctgctctcaTATTGTACTCTTATGATTGTGGAGGAAATGGCTGTGCTGGAAGGCTTGTCCATAGACCGGAACTCAAGACTGCGTGTTGTTATCAACGGCCTGTTTGTGTCCTTGTGTTTTCTCACCATGATCTGGGTGTTCATGTTTCTATGCACTACTGTGTATTTCCACGACTTCAGTCAAAAACTTCTTGGTGCGCTGATAGGTTTGGCAGCTTGGTATGCAACATACAGAGTTTGGTACTTGAAACCTTTTTCTCCTGGACTGCCTCTCCCAAATATACCTTTAAGTTCAAAGAAATATGGTTATAGCCGATAATATCCCTTAattttggatttttctttcagtgacagACTAGTTAAATATAGGCATATATATAGGCATATATAAAGCCTATATTGCCTATGTAGGCAATATAGGCTTTCCACCACAAGGAAGAAGGTAACGggctggacagcctttaccaGCTGATGGCTGGGAGGTGACGAGAAACTTTGTTCATAAAAACTTGGTACTGGAAAAGGTCTGCTCTTGGCTGGGAGTTACTGGTTggtaaagaaatacaaagttgGATTTGTTTCTCGCATTAAGAAATAGAGGAACAGATCTTCCAAAACTGACAGAGGCCTTTGCACTTTAAGACCTTAACTGACCTTAAGTTAATTCTCCCTCtatctatttttattaaagcaCCAGGCATGATCcaaatgtctttttatttttttaacttgtttgtCCTTAGAGGAGATCTCCCCTAATGACACTGCTGATAGCTACTGCAGAAGACTCCAGCCATCAGTGTTCATTTGGTAAAGCAGTATGAAGCTCGACTGTGAAATGCTAACATCTCATGTGGTGTTAAATACACCTAACAAGGGCTTGTGCCAAGTTGGTGTACACGTGTTCTGCAGCAAAGAGAATGAATCCGAGATGTAATAGCTTAAGCAGTCTGTGACTTGAAACTGATATCCGTGTTTGGAAAGGAAACTCTTCAATAACAAGTCTTATCTTTCTCCTTACATGAAGTAGCTATAACCATGTTTTGCAACTTTagacacaaaaaaaatcccaagtcTATTGAGAGAGTTGGgtgtttacttttatttttttaatctaatgCATTTAGCACCATAAAACTGAGTTCTTTCTGGTGTGTTTCTTCCAGAACAATGGAATTCTGGTGTTATGGACATGTTAGCTTAACTTGCTTAATAGCCTGCCTGGTATTGAATGAAACTTACTGTTATCCTGAGAGCTGCAAAGCAGTTTGCTTgaagcagtatttattttgcttatcagtgaatgtcaataaGCTACTTAATTTTGATTGCACACATAGTTGTGGCTGCTTCTGATACGTCTGGAAACCCACTACTGAATAAAACACTAATGTTGTGTAATGAATAGGTATGAAATTGGATGGGTTTACTCATTGTATCAAGCATTTAGCATAGATTTTATCTTGCAGAGCCTTTTATTGTTTCATAAAGGTTTGCTCATGTTACAGTTGTGCAAAACTTGTGTGATGGTTGCAGTGTTGAAAGAGAAAGTCGAAGAGGTTTGTAGGAACAGCTGTCATGTGAGAGGGCACaatctgtgtgcagtgtttggCTCCAAGTTGATTGTTCAGTTGAATAGGGTGTGATGCAGCACAATCAACCTTGGCAcgtttttgttgtgtttttttttttaaccatctCTACGGCTCTTTTTCAGCAAATGCATGGAAGTATTTGCAGTAGTTACAGCACTGTTAATTCCATGTTCATGGCTTGCCTCTGAGGAAAGCTGGATTCCTTTGACTTCCCACTCCATTCAGTGCCAAACCCGAGTTGTTTTGCAGCCTCAGAAAGTACAGATCGCCTCGCAGAAAGAAGCTTTTTCAGGAGTCGATGTATTTTCTATCAAGTtccttcttttgtcttttgcaATGAATTGCCTTTAAGCTGACTCTGGGAAATTTGCACTGATCAACTCATATTGGGTTtaactaaaaatatatttgaacaATGCAGATTCATTTGCAGTCCTTTTGATGTACCGTAAGCCTGCTCCCTCTTGACTTAAGCTAGGCTGCAAGCCACTTTCATCGTGAAAAAGGATTATGTACCCAGAAGGTTTTCTGATTCATTTCATTAGATTTAAGTTTCTATTTTAGGTTATCTTTATGTAACTTTGCTACATAGACTAGGCCTGCTATGggaaaatgcagtttatttAAACCAGCAGGCTTGCTGATATTATCTTCAGTTCCACAGATGTTTTATGCAATCACTGCATCAGtgtttctctgtgcttcagATTAGTGTCATACGAACTGTTTATTGTGGAATTAACGTGGGCCACCTCAAACTGTATTTAAGCTATGATATGGTTGTGTCTTTGTGGGTGTTTCTGGAGTCTGCAAAGGTACTTTTGCTGACCTTCACTTCCCTGAACGATCTGGCCTCtcaggtttttttcttacttataTAAGATTATAATGATTTATCTGAGATTATACTGAAGTGTCAGTGACAGTCTGAGCACGATGTATTTCAATAGATGAACGTGGCACAAATTCTCAAAAACAAAGGgtttaaaaccaacaaaaacacctGACAAAAGCAAGATTCCTGATGTGTGTCATGCAGTTGATTACATAGACGTGAACAGTTGCTCTTTGTAGCAAGGTGAAAGCCTAATCCATTGGAATAGATGGAAAAGTTCCCATGCAGTAATGTTCCTTATGAGTTTGGAAGTCTTGTACGATGTGTTTCACAGAGGCCACGTGGCAGCTGTTGGCTTACAAGGTTTCCTTGTGCTCCAGGCCTCTTCTTGGTGTCTTTTGGCTTTCAGTTAACTGGAAATCAAAACTGCTGATTTTCTGCTCATGCATTTCCTATTGCCTTTACCTgatttccctccctcccccaaaTAAACTTCTATCATTAAGATAAAAATGTGGCCTCTCTATCACAGCAGACTTGCAGCAAAAGAGAAACGGTACGAATAGCTGGATTTGGTGCTTCCTCTCAAACTGGCAGATCCTCTatttcagctgccagcagtTACTGTTAAACTGTAGATGAGTTCTGCAGTGGATTCTAGAAGTAAGCAACTGTAGTCATGTGAAACACGGGTGTTGGTTTTGATTGggtctttgttttgcttattttattctATTGCTTTTCTGCATTGTAGATAATTCCAGACACTGCTTCCCTTGTTCCGCAGAGCTGTCCTTCCATACCCATACAATTAGCAGGGGGATTTTTCTCTCCAACATATTACTGACATAGTACTTAAACACACACAGTGAAAAATTAGCAAGTACGCATTGAAATGTAACTGGCATTTGGCCTGACTGACGTGcatggggctgctcctgctcttgGTGCCTTAGACATTCTCTGCTAGGGCTGGAGAGTATTTGTTCAGAGCAGACTTGTTCTGTGACTTCTTGACTGGGGTACTGAAACTCAGGTCGTGGAGCAGCTGAGATAATAgaatctcattttctgttttgatgtgTGGTAATTTATGGCAATGTGCGAAACATCCAGTTATACCCTATGGCGCAGTTTAATTGAAAAGCTGTAGGGGATGCTGTGATGTATTACATGCCTTGGAAAACCAGCAGTTAGTTCTGAGTACAAATTTGTGGTCACCTTCCTCAGGAAATAACGCCCAGTAACGCTGGAGCTTAAAGCGtgtccctgcagctcctctgcaatCAGCCTTTCCCAGCTCTTTGCTTATCTCTGTTCACCCAAACCTGTTTCTTaggatttttgtcttttcacaGCTTCATCTCCCCCCCTGGACTGCAGGAATGGCAATAGCTCTTTACCTCTGCTAAAAGCATGCTTTCCCTCCTTGTGTCTTCTCCTCCTTTAACCGTTTTGCCAAAGCTTAAGGTGAAATAGGATGCTGCGATTCCCAACTCATAGTACGCCGTTGTTAAAAGGAGTCGGTCAATCAATGTCACGGAGGTTAGCTGGGAAAGAGAACGTGCCTCGTTTATTGAAGCAGGACTGCCTGATGCGTTTGAACTCGTGGAAGGAAATAAAGCCCCTTAGTGCTTTAAGTATACAGTGAGAATACAGAGATTACGAGTCGGAAGACCAGAAATGCAACTGACCGTCAGGATGGATTGCAGTCCCTGAAACTCCAGGTAACTGTGTTGTAACATTTGATCTGAAAGATGTACTAATTTACCCTCTGGCTGTCACAAAACACAAGCAGTATCGTGTGCCTTGGAACAACCTG
This genomic window from Excalfactoria chinensis isolate bCotChi1 chromosome 15, bCotChi1.hap2, whole genome shotgun sequence contains:
- the FITM2 gene encoding acyl-coenzyme A diphosphatase FITM2; this encodes MERLERCARCLRARLVDAAVRRRLPWLLLGLVLVGSALKDGDLVPETPMQNKRNALNVYFVKVAWAWTFWLLLPFIAVTAYLFAKSKFLYGPTRSILAALRRLSTLLVGTAVWYVCTELFMYIENLTGTCSTSSKLSEPHQLYATKQECHRNNGIWNGFDISGHCFLLSYCTLMIVEEMAVLEGLSIDRNSRLRVVINGLFVSLCFLTMIWVFMFLCTTVYFHDFSQKLLGALIGLAAWYATYRVWYLKPFSPGLPLPNIPLSSKKYGYSR